One Bufo gargarizans isolate SCDJY-AF-19 chromosome 4, ASM1485885v1, whole genome shotgun sequence DNA window includes the following coding sequences:
- the LOC122935182 gene encoding fucolectin-1-like — protein MTSLLAIALFWLMTGISAQTYKNVALRGRATQSSIFYNFDTGYLSNAINAIDGNLNSKFGFGSCSSTNNDYSAWWRVDLLEPHKISHIIITNRGDCCGDWLNGGLILVGNSDENNGNNNPSCAQINVISTGSTQTFQCNGMIGQFVNIILPGKQQYLQLCEVQVFGVPVAILPIPNLE, from the exons ATGACATCCCTGCTCGCTATCGCCCTCTTCTGGCTGATGACTGGAATTTCGGCTCAGACCT ATAAAAATGTTGCACTTCGAGGCCGGGCCACACAGTCCTCTATATTCTACAACTTTGACACTGGCTACCTCTCTAATGCTATCAACGCCATTGATGGAAACTTAAACTCAAAATTCGGATTTGGATCATGTTCCAGCACTAACAACGATTACTCAGCCTGGTGGAGAGTGGACTTACTAGAGCCTCATAAGATCTCTCACATAATTATCACTAACAGAGGAGACTGCTGTGGAGACTGGCTGAATGGTGGACTGATTCTTGTTGGAAATTCAGATGAGAACAATGGAAATAATAACCCAAG tTGTGCGCAGATTAACGTAATTTCAACTGGCTCCACTCAAACCTTCCAGTGTAATGGGATGATCGGCCAGTTTGTGAACATCATCTTACCCGGGAAACAGCAGTATCTTCAGCTCTGTGAAGTCCAGGTCTTTGGAGTTCCTGTGGCCATCTTACCAATACCCAACCTAGAATAA